CCGCCGCGTCCATCGCGTCCGTGATGAGCGCGGTGCGGGCGGCGCCCGCGTGGTGGAAGGCCAGCTCGAACGCGGCGGGGTGCAGATGCGTCCCGTCGTTGATCAGCTCGACCGTGATCCGCTCGTCCTCCAGAAGGGCGGCGATCGGTCCGGGCTCGCGGTGCCCGAGGCCGGGCATCGCGTTGTAGAGGTGCGTCGCGACGGTGGCGCCCGCGTCGATCGCCTCCTGCGTCTGCTCGTACGTCGCGTCCGTGTGGCCGATGGCCGCGATCACGCCGTGCTCGGCGAGGAGCCGTACGGAGTCGATGCCGCCCGGCATCTCGGTGGCGAGCGTGAACATCTTCGCCTGGCCGCGGGCCGCGTCCATCAGCTTGCGGACGTCGGCGGGGTCGGGGTCGCGCAGCAGCGCCTCGCTGTGCGCGCCCTTGCGGCACGGCGAGATGAAGGGCCCCTCGAAGTGGATGCCCGCGATGTCGCCCTGCTCGGCCAGCTCCGAGAGCACCCCGGCCCGCTGGGCGAGGAAGTCCATCTCGCCGGTGACGGTGGAGGCGATGACGGTGGTCGTGCCGTGCAGGCGGTGCGTGTGGACGCCCTTGAGTACGTCCTCGACGGTGCCGGAGGTGAAGGACGCGCCGCCGCCGCCGTGATTGTGGATGTCTACGAAGCCGGGGACCACCCAGTGGTCCGGGGCGAGGTCGATGGTCTCGGCGTCGCCGGGAGGGCTCCCGGCAATGCGGGTGCCGTCGACGATCACTCGGCCGTCGGAAACGGTCCCGGTGGGCAGGACCACCTGGGCACCGGCGAGGATTTTGCTAGTGGCCATCAGGCGGTTACCTCCGGGGGATTGGTGGGATCGGTGGGGGCGGTGGCGGGTCCGTCGGGTCCGTCGAGGAGATCCCAGGCGAGCAGGCCCGCGCCCAGGCAGCCCGCGGTGTCCCCGAGGGCCGCCGGGACGATGAGGGGCTGGGTCTGGAACGTGACGATGCGTTCCGTCATGGCCGCCCGCAGGGGTGTGAACAAGGTTTCCCCGGCCTCGGCGAGACCGCCACCGATGATCAGAGTGTGCGGGTCCAGGAGGGTGAGGGCCGTGATGAGGCCGTCCGCGAGCGCGTCGACGGCGTTCTGCCAGACCTGCTGGGCCCGCGGGTCTCCCGACTCCACGGCCTTGGCGCAGTCCGCGGCGTCCGCCTCCGGGTCGCCGCTTGCCGCCGCCCAGGCCTCGCTCACCGCGGACGCGGAGGCGAGCCGCTCCAGGCAGCCGCGCTGGCCGCAGCCGCAGGGCGGGCCGCCGGGGCGCACGATGATGTGCCCGATCTCGCCCGCCGAGCCGTGGGCGCCGGGCTCGATGCCGCCGCCGATGCCGATGGCTCCCGCGATGCCCGTGCCCAGGGGTACGAAGAGGAAGCGGTCGGCGCCCTTGCCCGCGCCGATCCTGCCCTCGGCGAGGCCGCCGGTGCGGACGTCGTGGCCCAGGGCCACGGGTACGCCTTGCAGCCTGCGGCTCAGGAGGTCGCGCATGGGGACGTCGCGCCAGCCGAGGTTCGAGGCGTAGACCGCTGTGCCGCGCGCGGTGTCGACGATCCCGGGGATCGCGACGCCCGCCGCTGCGGCGGGTTCTCCGAGCTCCCTGATGCCGTGGGCACGGAGGTCGGCGGCGAAGTCGAGGATCGACTCGACCACGGCGTCGGGTCCGCGCTCCCGGCCGGTGGGCCGCCGCGCCTCGTGCAGGAGCGTGCCGTCCGCTCCGACCAGGGCGGCCTTCATTCCGGTGCCGCCCACATCGAGGGCGATGACATGTCTCACGGGGGACAGTCTCGCGCGTCCCCCGCGAGAGGTCTAGTCCACTCCGGGTGTTTGCCCCCGGCCAAAGGTCCCCTTTCGGGGTGGGGTGCCCCTTGTGTCGCGCCGGGGCGGGGCGCGGGGTCGCCCGCCCCTGGCGGTGCCCACGTGCTCCGCACCGGTCTCGACCGGCTCCAACCTCACAGGCCCACCGCTTCGCGGCGGATGTTTCCCGCCCACCCACCCGATTACCCCGGGGTGCTCCGGTGAACGAACGGGACGACCTGCCGCGAAGCGGTGGCTCATGGCGCGCCGCTGAGCGACCGTCCGCTACGTCCTCACAGGCCCACCGCTTCGCGGCGGATGTTTCCCGCCCACCCACCCGATTACCCCGGGGTGCTCCGGTGGACGAACGGGACGACCTGCCGCGCAGCGGTGGGCCAGGGCGTGGCGTTGAGTGCCGGACCAGTACGCGGCGTCCAGTGGCCCCGCCCCGCGCAGCCGGTCAGCTCAGGATGACGCTTCGCGTCAGGTTTCGGGGGCGGTCCGGGTCGTAGCCGCGGGATTCCGCCAGGGCCACCGCGAGGCGCTGGGCGCGGATCAGGTCCGCGAGGGGGTCCGTGTCCTCGTGGGCGACCAGTTCGCCGCCCACCCGGGCGACATCACCGGCAAGACCCTCGGGAAGTACGCCGAACATCCAAGCCACCCGGCCGGGGCCGGTGATGGAGATGGGCCCGTGGCGGTACTCCATCGCCGGGTACGACTCCGTCCAGGCGCCCGCCGCCTCCCGCATCTTCAGCGCGGCTTCGAGAGCAAGGCCGTACGTCCAGCCCCGGCCCAGGAACGTCCACTGCTCCGCGGCCACCACCGTGGCCGGCAGCGGCTCCGTCACCGCGAGCTCCGCGTCGGCCGCCGCCTCGGCGACCGGCTTCACGCCGGGGATGTCACCGAGCCCCGCCCGCAGGAAGGCGAGCGCGGTCGTGGCGAAGCGGGTCTGGACGACCGACTTCTCGTCCGCCCAGTCCAGGACCGCCACCGAGTCGGCCGCGTCCATCACCGGAGTCTTCGGGTCGGCGGTCAGGGCCGTGGTCGGGACGA
This Streptomyces sp. NBC_01283 DNA region includes the following protein-coding sequences:
- the nagA gene encoding N-acetylglucosamine-6-phosphate deacetylase, translated to MATSKILAGAQVVLPTGTVSDGRVIVDGTRIAGSPPGDAETIDLAPDHWVVPGFVDIHNHGGGGASFTSGTVEDVLKGVHTHRLHGTTTVIASTVTGEMDFLAQRAGVLSELAEQGDIAGIHFEGPFISPCRKGAHSEALLRDPDPADVRKLMDAARGQAKMFTLATEMPGGIDSVRLLAEHGVIAAIGHTDATYEQTQEAIDAGATVATHLYNAMPGLGHREPGPIAALLEDERITVELINDGTHLHPAAFELAFHHAGAARTALITDAMDAAGFGDGRYMLGPLEVEVKDSVARLVEGGSIAGSTLTLDRAFKRSVTVDGLPVGDVVRAISANPARLLGMYDRVGSLEPGKDADLVVLDAEFALVGVMRKGEWVIAPN
- a CDS encoding ROK family protein, which translates into the protein MRHVIALDVGGTGMKAALVGADGTLLHEARRPTGRERGPDAVVESILDFAADLRAHGIRELGEPAAAAGVAIPGIVDTARGTAVYASNLGWRDVPMRDLLSRRLQGVPVALGHDVRTGGLAEGRIGAGKGADRFLFVPLGTGIAGAIGIGGGIEPGAHGSAGEIGHIIVRPGGPPCGCGQRGCLERLASASAVSEAWAAASGDPEADAADCAKAVESGDPRAQQVWQNAVDALADGLITALTLLDPHTLIIGGGLAEAGETLFTPLRAAMTERIVTFQTQPLIVPAALGDTAGCLGAGLLAWDLLDGPDGPATAPTDPTNPPEVTA
- a CDS encoding SIS domain-containing protein: MSLTAAEIATQPACWHRAAEAAATFDGLPKPGERVAVTGCGTSWFMAIAYAALREAAGQGETDAFASSEFPAGRRYDRVVAITRSGTTTEVLELLGELKGVVPTTALTADPKTPVMDAADSVAVLDWADEKSVVQTRFATTALAFLRAGLGDIPGVKPVAEAAADAELAVTEPLPATVVAAEQWTFLGRGWTYGLALEAALKMREAAGAWTESYPAMEYRHGPISITGPGRVAWMFGVLPEGLAGDVARVGGELVAHEDTDPLADLIRAQRLAVALAESRGYDPDRPRNLTRSVILS